The Macrobrachium rosenbergii isolate ZJJX-2024 chromosome 56, ASM4041242v1, whole genome shotgun sequence genome includes a region encoding these proteins:
- the LOC136836211 gene encoding keratin-associated protein 10-11-like: MPVCGSKVCLPVCGSRKRCLPVCGSPKRCLPCLWITEKVDRKRCACFGLLNDLPVNWAKIMSACLDGSLFVDKPRCLPVCGSRKRCLPVCGSRKRCLPVCGSCKCLPVCGYVCLFVDQAKDVSGSRKRCLPVCGSSKDVCQYAKGMSACLWITQRCLPVCGSRKRCLPVLDHVKDMSTACGSRKDVCLLVDHVCLFVDNTKLCQPVCGSKQRYVCLFVVVCLM, encoded by the coding sequence ATGCCTGTTTGTGGATCAAAAgtatgtctgcctgtttgtggatCACGCAAAAGgtgtctgcctgtttgtggatCACCCAAAAGGTGTCTGCCCTGTTTGTGGATCACAGAAAAGGTGGATCGCAAAAGATGTGCCTGTTTTGGATTACTCAATGATCTGCCTGTTAATTGGGCAAAGATTATGTCTGCCTGTTTGGATGGATCACTGTTTGTGGACAAGCCAAGgtgtctgcctgtttgtggatCACGCAAAAGatgtctgcctgtttgtggatCACGTAAAAGgtgtctgcctgtttgtggatCATGCAAatgtctgcctgtttgtggatatgtctgcctgtttgtggatCAGGCAAAAGATGTAAGTGGATCACGCAAAAGgtgtctgcctgtttgtggatcatcaaaggaTGTCTGCCAATACGCCAAAGgtatgtctgcctgtttgtggatCACGCAAAGgtgtctgcctgtttgtggatCACGCAAAAGGTGTCTGCCTGTTTTGGATCATGTAAAAGATATGTCTACTGCTTGTGGATCACGCAAAGATGTCTGCCTGTTGGTGGATCATGTCTGCCTCTTTGTGGATAACACAAAGTTATGTCAACCTGTTTGTGGATCCAAGCAAAGgtatgtctgcctgtttgtggTGGTATGTCTCATGTAA
- the LOC136836212 gene encoding SCAN domain-containing protein 3-like, producing the protein MAMGCVMRVKQIEEDINIKEDRSSVLIQKLIAKCEKPHTIGETLIIPAVKEIINTTVPTQKNVTASIPLSNSSVSTRIDEMAKDIEDKLCDGLKPTGFSLQLDETILRDHEALLLAYVRCVNSSHEVIEEFLFAEQLEVDTKGSTIYKTVEQFFIHKGIQLSNVIACTTDGAPSMVGCHRGFIAHLKREVPDIFTIHCVIHRLYLAAKRHSDRLHSTLQVVIKAVTEIKAHSLNDLIFRHPCHENEEEFELL; encoded by the exons ATGGCTATGGGTTGTGTTATGCGTGTAAAGCAAATTGAAGAggatattaatataaaagaagATAGGAGCAGTGTGCTGATACAGAaa CTCATTGCTAAATGTGAAAAGCCACACACTATTGGTGAAACTCTTATTATACCAGCAGTGAAAGAAATCATCAATACTACGGTGCCCACTCAAAAGAATGTGACAGCTTCAATTCCCCTGAGCAATAGTTCAGTGTCTACTAGAATTGATGAGATGGCAAAGGACATTGAAGATAAACTTTGTGATGGACTCAAACCAACAGGATTTTCTCTACAACTTGATGAGACAATACTACGCGACCATGAAGCTTTGTTACTGGCTTACGTGCGCTGTGTAAATAGCAGTCATGAAGTTATTGAGGAGTTTCTGTTCGCTGAACAATTAGAGGTTGACACTAAAGGTTCAACGATTTACAAGACAGTTGAACAATTCTTTATACACAAAGGAATTCAACTTTCAAATGTTATTGCATGCACGACCGATGGAGCACCGTCAATGGTTGGATGCCATCGTGGATTCATAgcacatttaaaaagagaagTTCCGGATATCTTCACCATCCACTGTGTCATTCACAGACTGTATTTAGCTGCAAAGCGTCACAGCGACAGATTGCATAGTACCTTGCAAGTTGTTATCAAAGCAGTGACTGAGATCAAAGCCCAttcattgaatgacctcatatttcGCCATCCTTGtcatgaaaatgaagaagaatttgaACTGCTCTAG